A window from Dama dama isolate Ldn47 chromosome 11, ASM3311817v1, whole genome shotgun sequence encodes these proteins:
- the ABCA2 gene encoding ATP-binding cassette sub-family A member 2 produces the protein MGFLHQLQLLLWKNVTLKRRSPWVLAFEIFIPLVLFFILLGLRQKKPTISVKEAFYTAAPLTSAGILPVMQSLCPDGQRDEFGFLQYANSTVTQLLERLNRVVEEGNLFDPARPSLGSELEVLRQHLEALSAGPDPWDGPAARPAVSSFSLDSVARDRRELRRFLTQNLSLPDSAARALLAAQVDLPEVYRLLFGPSPGLDGGSGPPRNQQPLFRMEELLLAPALLEQLTCMPGSRELGRVLTVPRGQQTALQGYRDTVCRGQAVARAHRFSELAAELRNQLDAAKIAQQLGLNGPNGSAAPQQPPPPPRLQALLEDLLDAQKVLRDVDVLSALALLLPQGACAGRAPGPAASGPGGAANSTGAGAGPSSNSTAEEGAPSAAAPAPSDALQGQCSAFVQLWAGLQPILCGNNRTIEPEALRRGNMSSLGFTSKEQRNLGLLVHLMTSNPKILYAPAGSEADRVILKANETFALVGNVTHYAQVWLNISAEIRGYLEQGRLQQHLRWLQQYVAELRLHPEALRLSPEELPPALRQDNFSLPNGSVLLQQLDTIDNAACGWIQFMSKVSVDIFKGFPDEESIVNYTLNQAYQDNVTVFASVIFQTRKDGSLPPHVHYKIRQNSSFTEKTNEIRRAYWRPGPNTGGRFYFLYGFVWIQDMMERAIIDTFVGHDVVEPGNYVQMFPYPCYTRDDFLFVIEHMMPLCMVISWVYSVAMTIQHIVAEKEHRLKEVMKTMGLNNAVHWVAWFITGFVQLSISVTALTAILKYGQVLAHSHVLIIWLFLAVYAVATIMFCFLVSVLYSKAKLASACGGIIYFLSYVPYMYVAIREEVAHDKITAFEKCIASLMSTTAFGLGSKYFALYEVAGVGIQWHTFSQSPVEGDDFNLLLAVTMLMVDAVVYGVLTWYIEAVHPGMYGLPRPWYFPLQKSYWLGSGRTEAWEWNWPWARAPRLSVMEEDQACAMESRRLEETRGMEEEPTHLPLVVCVDKLTKVYKNDKKLALNKLSLNLYENQVVSFLGHNGAGKTTTMSILTGLFPPTSGSATIYGHDIRTEMDEIRKNLGMCPQHNVLFDRLTVEEHLWFYSRLKSMAQEEIRKEMDKMIEDLELSNKRHSLVQTLSGGMKRKLSVAIAFVGGSRAIILDEPTAGVDPYARRAIWDLILKYKPGRTILLSTHHMDEADLLGDRIAIISHGKLKCCGSPLFLKGAYGDGYRLTLVKRPAEPGGPQEPGLTASPPGPAQLSSCSESQVSQFIRKHVASCLLVSDTSTELSYILPSEAAKKGAFERLFQHLEHSLDALHLSSFGLMDTTLEEVFLKVSEEDQSLENSEADVKESRKDVLPGAADPVSGEGPAGNLARCAELAQSQASLQSASSVGSARGDEGAGYTDVYGDYRPLCDNLQDPDNVSLQEAEAETLARVGQGSRKLEGWWLKVRQFHGLLVKRFHCARRNSKALSSQILLPAFFVCVAMTVALSVPEIGDLPPLVLSPSQYHNYTQPRGNFIPYANEERREYRLRLSPDAGPQQLVGTFRLPSGVGATCVLKSPANGSLGSTLNLSSGESRLLAARFFDSMCLESFTQGLPLSNFVPPPPSPAPSDSPVTLDEDLLPTSGPENWTSAPSLPHLVREPVRCTCSGQGTGFSCPGGVGGHPPQMRVVTGDILTDITGHNVSEYLLFTSDRFRLHRYGAITFGNVQKSIPASFGARAPAMVRRIAVRRAAQVFYNNKGYHSMPTYLNSLNNAILRANLPKGKGNPAAYGITVTNHPMNKTSASLSLDYLLQGTDVVIAIFIIVAMSFVPASFVVFLVAEKSTKAKHLQFVSGCNPIIYWLANYVWDMLNYLVPATCCVLILFVFDLPAYTSPTNFPAVLSLFLLYGWSITPIMYPASFWFEVPSSAYVFLIVINLFIGITATVATFLLQLFEHDKDLKVVNSYLKSCFLIFPNYNLGHGLMEMAYNEYINEYYAKIGQVDKMKSPFEWDIVTRGLVAMTVEGFVGFLLTIMCQYNFLRQPQRMPVSTKPVEDDVDVASERQRVLRGDADNDMVKIENLTKVYKSRKIGRILAVDRLCLGVRPGECFGLLGVNGAGKTSTFKMLTGDESTTGGEAFVNGHSVLKDLLQVQQSLGYCPQFDALFDELTAREHLQLYTRLRGIAWKDEARVVKWALEKLELTKYADKPAGTYSGGNKRKLSTAIALIGYPAFIFLDEPTTGMDPKARRFLWNLILDLIKTGRSVVLTSHSMEECEALCTRLAIMVNGRLRCLGSIQHLKNRFGDGYMITVRTKSSQNVKDVMRFFNRNFPEAVLKERHHTKVQYQLKSEHISLAQVFSKMEQVVGVLGVEDYSVSQTTLDNVFVNFAKKQSDNLEQQETEPPSGLQSPLGRLLSLFRPRPPPTELRALVADEPEDLDTEDEGLISFEEERAQLSFNTDTLC, from the exons TGGGTTTTGGCCTTCGAGATCTTCATCccgctcgtcctgtttttcatcCTGCTGGGGCTTCGGCAGAAGAAGCCCACCATCTCTGTGAAGGAAG CCTTCTACACGGCGGCGCCCCTCACCTCCGCCGGCATCCTGCCGGTCATGCAGTCGCTGTGCCCCGACGGCCAGCGGGACGAGTTCGGCTTCCTTCAGTACGCCAACTCCAC ggtcacacagctgctgGAGCGCCTCAACCGCGTGGTGGAGGAGGGCAACCTGTTTGACCCGGCGAGGCCCAGCCTGGGCTCGGAGCTGGAGGTGCTGCGTCAGCACCTGGAGGCCCTCAGCGCCGGCCCGGACCCCTGGGACGGCCCCGCGGCCCGACCTGCAG TGTCCTCCTTCTCTCTGGACTCGGTGGCCAGGGACAGGCGGGAGCTGCGGCGCTTCCTGACGCAGAACCTGTCGCTGCCTGACAGTGCGGCCCGGGCCCTGCTGGCCGCCCAGGTGGACCTGCCCGAG GTCTACCGCCTGCTTTTCGGCCCTTCGCCTGGCCTGGACGGAGGGTCAGGGCCCCCCAGGAATCAGCAGCCCCTGTTCCGGATGGAG GAGCTGCTGCTGgctcctgccctcctggagcaGCTCACATGCATGCCAGGCTCCAGGGAGCTGGGCCGGGTCCTCACTGTGCCCCGGGGTCAGCAGACAGCGCTGCAGGGTTACCGGGACACGGTCTGTAGAGGGCAGGCTGTGGCGCGTGCCCACCGCTTCTCAGAGCTGGCTGCTGAGCTCCGGAACCAACTGGATGCAGCCAAGATCGCCCAGCAG CTGGGCCTGAATGGCCCCAATGGCTCTGCCGCCCCGCAGCAGCCACCACCCCCACCGCGGCTGCAGGCGCTCCTGGAGGACCTGCTGGACGCCCAGAAGGTCCTGCGGGACGTGGACGTCCTCTCGGCCCTGGCCCTGCTGCTGCCTCAGGGCGCCTGCGCAGGCCGGGCTCCTGGGCCCGCAGCCAGTGGCCCTGGCGGGGCGGCCAACAGCACTGGGGCTGGGGCGGGCCCCAGCTCCAACAGCACAGCCGAGGAGGGGGCCCCGTCCGCTGCAGCCCCGGCCCCCTCGGACGCACTGCAGGGCCAGTGCTCCGCCTTCGTGCAGCTCTGGGCCGGCCTGCAGCCCATCCTGTGTGGCAACAACCG CACCATCGAGCCCGAGGCGCTGAGAAGGGGCAACATGAGCTCCCTGGGCTTTACGAGCAAGGAGCAGCGGAACCTGGGCCTCCTCGTGCACCTCATGACCAGCAACCCCAAGATCCTGTACGCGCCCGCGGGCTCCGAggcagaccgtgtcattctcaaG GCCAATGAGACCTTCGCCCTTGTAGGCAACGTGACTCACTATGCCCAGGTGTGGCTCAACATCTCAGCAGAGATCCGTGGCTACCTGGAGCAGGGAAGGCTGCAGCAACATCTGCGCTGGCTGCAGCAG tatGTGGCCGAGCTGCGGCTGCACCCAGAGGCACTGAGGCTGTCACCCGAGGAGCTGCCGCCTGCCCTGCGCCAGGACAACTTCTCACTGCCCAACGGCTCAGTCCTCCTGCAGCAGCTGGACACCATCGACAATGCGGCCTGCGGCTGGATTCAGTTCATGTCCAAG GTGAGTGTGGACATCTTCAAGGGTTTTCCAGATGAGGAGAGCATTGTCAACTACACCCTTAACCAGGCCTACCAGGATAATGTCACCGTGTTCGCTA GTGTGATCTTCCAGACCCGCAAGGACGGCTCCTTGCCGCCCCACGTGCACTACAAGATCCGCCAGAATTCAAGCTTCACGGAGAAAACCAACGAGATCCGCCGGGCCTACTGGCGGCCAGGGCCCAACACCGGCGGCCGCTTCTACTTTCTATATGGCTTCGTCTGGATCCAGG ACATGATGGAGCGCGCCATCATCGACACCTTCGTGGGCCACGACGTGGTGGAGCCAGGCAACTACGTGCAGATGTTCCCTTACCCCTGCTACACGCGGGACGA cttTCTGTTTGTCATCGAGCACATGATGCCGCTCTGCATGGTGATTTCCTGGGTCTACTCTGTGGCCATGACCATCCAGCACATTGTGGCAGAGAAGGAGCACCGGCTGAAGGAG GTGATGAAGACCATGGGCCTGAACAATGCGGTGCACTGGGTGGCCTGGTTCATCACGGGCTTCGTGCAGCTCTCCATCTCGGTGACGGCGCTGACCGCCATCCTCAAGTACGGCCAGGTCCTGGCGCACAGCCACGTGCTCATCATCTGGCTCTTCCTGGCTGTCTACGCCGTGGCCACCATCATGTTCTG CTTCCTGGTGTCCgtgctgtactccaaggccaagctgGCCTCGGCCTGCGGTGGCATCATCTACTTCCTGAGCTACGTGCCCTACATGTATGTGGCTATCCGTGAGGAGGTGGCCCACGACAAGATCACCGCCTTCGAGAAGTGCATCGCG TCCCTGATGTCCACGACGGCCTTTGGCCTGGGCTCCAAGTACTTTGCTTTGTACGAGGTGGCGGGCGTGGGCATCCAGTGGCACACGTTCAGCCAGTCTCCTGTGGAAGGCGATGACTTCAACCTGCTCTTGGCTGTCACCATGCTGATGGTAGATGCGGTCGTCTATGGGGTGCTCACGTGGTACATAGAGGCTGTACACCCAG gCATGTACGGGTTGCCCCGGCCCTGGTACTTCCCACTGCAGAAGTCCTACTGGCTGGGCAGCGGGCGGACGGAGGCGTGGGAGTGGAACTGGCCGTGGGCTCGCGCCCCCCGCCTCAGCGTCATGGAGGAGGATCAAGCCTGTGCCATGGAGAGCCGGCGCTTGG AGGAGACACGGGGCATGGAAGAGGAACCCACCCACCTGCCGCTGGTGGTCTGCGTGGACAAGCTCACCAAAGTCTATAAGAATGACAAGAAGCTGGCTTTGAACAAGCTGAGCCTCAACCTGTATGAGAATCAGGTCGTGTCCTTCCTGGGCCACAACGGGGCTGGCAAGACCACCACCAT GTCTATCCTCACTGGCCTGTTCCCACCAACGTCGGGCTCGGCCACCATCTACGGGCACGACATCCGCACCGAGATGGACGAGATCCGCAAGAACCTGGGCATGTGTCCCCAGCACAATGTGCTCTTCGACCGGCTCACTGTGGAGGAGCATCTCTGGTTCTACTCCAGGCTCAAGAGCATGGCCCAGGAGGAGATCCGCAAGGAGATGGACAA GATGATCGAGGACCTGGAGCTCTCCAACAAACGGCACTCGCTGGTGCAGACGCTGTCCGGCGGCATGAAGCGCAAGCTCTCGGTGGCCATCGCCTTCGTGGGCGGCTCCCGGGCCATCATCCTGGATGAGCCCACGGCCGGCGTGGACCCATACGCGCGCCGTGCCATCTGGGACCTGATCCTGAAGTACAAGCCAG GCCGCACCATCCTCCTGTCCACCCACCACATGGACGAGGCTGACCTGCTCGGGGACCGCATTGCCATCATCTCCCACGGGAAGCTCAAGTGCTGCGGCTCGCCGCTCTTCCTCAAGGGCGCCTACGGGGACGGCTATCGCCTCACGCTGGTCAAGCGGCCTGCCGAGCCCGGGGGCCCCCAAG AGCCAGGGCTGACAGCCAGCCCCCCAGGTCCGGCCCAGCTGAGCAGCTGCTCCGAGTCCCAGGTTTCCCAGTTCATCCGCAAACATGTGGCCTCCTGCTTGCTGGTCTCAGACACCAGCACGGAGCTCTCCTACATCCTGCCCAGCGAGGCCGCCAAGAAGGGGGCCTTTGAGCGCCTCTTTCAG caccTGGAGCACAGTCTGGATGCACTGCACCTGAGCAGCTTTGGGCTGATGGATACGACACTGGAGGAAGTGTTCCTTAAGGTGTCGGAGGAGGACCAGTCGCTGGAGAACAGTGAGGCCG ATGTGAAAGAGTCCAGGAAAGATGTATTGCCGGGGGCTGCGGACCCGGTGTCGGGGGAGGGTCCCGCCGGCAACCTGGCACGGTGCGCGGAGCTGGCCCAGTCACAGGCGTCGCTGCAGTCCGCGTCCTCGGTGGGCTCTGCCCGTGGTGATGAGGGGGCCGGCTACACCGATGTCTATGGCGACTACCGCCCCCTCTGCGACAACTTGCAGGACCCTGACAATGTCAGCTTGCAAG AGGCGGAGGCGGAGACTCTCGCTCGGGTTGGCCAGGGCAGCCGCAAGCTGGAGGGCTGGTGGCTGAAGGTGCGCCAGTTCCACGGGCTCCTGGTGAAGCGCTTCCACTGCGCCCGGCGCAACTCCAAGGCACTGTCCTCTCAGATCCTGCTCCCCGCCTTCTTCGTCTGCGTGGCTATGACCGTGGCACTCTCCGTTCCAGAGATCG GCGACCTGCCCCCGCTGGTCCTGTCCCCCTCCCAGTACCACAACTACACACAGCCCCGTGGCAACTTCATCCCCTACGCCAACGAGGAGCGCCGGGAATACCG CTTGCGACTGTCCCCCGACGCCGGCCCCCAGCAGCTGGTGGGCACCTTCCGGCTGCCGTCGGGGGTGGGCGCCACCTGTGTGCTCAAGTCTCCGGCCAATGGCTCGCTGGGGTCCACGCTGAACCTGAGCAGCGGCGAGTCGCGCCTGTTGGCCGCGCGGTTCTTCGACAGCATGTGCCTAGAGTCCTTCACACAGGGGCTGCCGCTGTCCAACTTCGTGCCGCCCCCGCCCTCGCCCGCCCCATCCGACTCCCCCGTGACCCTGGACGAGGACCTGCTGCCCACCTCCGGGCCAG AGAACTGGACGTCGGCGCCCTCCCTTCCACACCTGGTGCGGGAGCCCGTCCGCTGTACCTGCTCTGGGCAGGGCACCGGCTTCTCCTGCCCCGGCGGTGTGGGCGGGCACCCGCCCCAGATGCGGGTGGTCACGGGCGACATCCTGACCGACATCACCGGCCACAACGTCTCCGAGTACCTGCTCTTCACCTCTGACCGCTTCCGGCTGCACCG GTACGGGGCCATCACCTTTGGCAACGTCCAGAAGTCCATCCCAGCCTCGTTTGGGGCCCGGGCCCCAGCTATGGTGCGGAGAATTGCAGTACGCCGGGCTGCCCAG GTTTTCTACAACAACAAGGGCTACCACAGCATGCCCACCTACCTCAACAGCCTCAACAATGCCATCTTGCGTGCTAACCTGCCCAAGGGCAAGGGCAACCCTGCGGCCTACG GCATCACCGTCACCAACCACCCGATGAACAAGACGAGCGCCAGCCTCTCTCTGGATTACCT GCTGCAGGGCACCGATGTGGTCATCGCCATCTTCATCATCGTGGCCATGTCCTTCGTGCCGGCCAGCTTCGTGGTCTTTCTGGTGGCCGAGAAGTCCACCAAGGCCAAGCATCTGCAGTTTGTCAGCGGCTGCAACCCCATCATCTACTGGCTGGCCAACTACGTGTGGGACATG CTGAACTACCTGGTCCCGGCCACCTGCTGCGTCCTCATCCTGTTTGTGTTTGACCTGCCGGCCTACACGTCCCCCACCAACTTCCCGGCCGTGCTCTCCCTGTTCCTGCTCTACGG GTGGTCCATCACCCCCATCATGTACCCGGCCTCCTTCTGGTTCGAGGTCCCCAGCTCGGCCTACGTGTTTCTCATCGTCATCAACCTCTTCATCGGCATCACCGCCACCGTGGCCACCTTCCTGCTGCAGCTCTTTGAGCATGACAAG GACCTGAAGGTTGTCAACAGTTACCTGAAGAGCTGCTTCCTCATCTTCCCGAACTACAACCTGGGCCACGGGCTCATGGAGATGGCGTACAACGAGTACATCAATGAGTACTACGCCAAGATCG gccaggttgACAAGATGAAGTCTCCCTTCGAGTGGGACATCGTCACCAGGGGCCTGGTGGCCATGACCGTCGAGGGCTTTGTGGGCTTTCTCCTGACCATCATGTGTCAGTACAACTTCCTGCGGCAGCCACA GCGCATGCCCGTGTCCACAAAGCCCGTGGAGGACGACGTGGACGTGGCCAGCGAGCGGCAGCGAGTGCTCAGGGGAGACGCCGACAACGACATGGTCAAAATCGAGAACCTGACCAAG GTGTACAAGTCGCGGAAGATCGGCCGCATCCTCGCCGTGGACCGCCTGTGCCTGGGCGTGCGTCCTGGCGAGTGCTTTGGCCTCCTGGGTGTCAACGGTGCGGGCAAGACCAGCACCTTCAAGATGCTGACGGGCGACGAGAGCACGACGGGGGGCGAGGCCTTCGTCAATGGGCACAG CGTGCTCAAGGACCTGCTCCAGGTGCAGCAGAGCCTGGGCTACTGCCCGCAGTTCGACGCCCTGTTCGACGAGCTCACGGCCCGAGAGCACCTGCAGCTGTACACAAGGCTCCGGGGCATCGCCTGGAAGGACGAGGCGCGG GTGGTGAAGTGGGCCCTGGAGAAACTGGAGCTGACCAAATATGCCGACAAGCCCGCTGGCACCTACAGCGGAGGGAATAAGCGGAAGCTGTCAACAGCCATCGCCCTCATCGGGTACCCGGCCTTCATCTTCCTG GACGAGCCTACCACAGGCATGGACCCCAAGGCCCGGCGCTTCCTCTGGAACCTCATCTTGGACCTCATCAAGACGGGGCGCTCAGTGGTGCTGACTTCACACAG CATGGAGGAGTGTGAGGCGCTATGCACGCGGCTGGCCATCATGGTGAACGGGCGCCTGCGCTGTCTGGGCAGCATCCAGCATCTGAAGAACCG GTTCGGGGACGGCTACATGATCACGGTGAGGACCAAGAGCAGCCAGAACGTGAAGGACGTGATGCGGTTCTTCAACAGGAACTTCCCGGAGGCCGTCCTCAAG GAGCGGCACCACACGAAGGTGCAGTACCAGCTCAAGTCCGAGCACATCTCGCTGGCGCAAGTGTTCAGCAAAATGGAGCAGGTGGTGGGCGTGCTGGGCGTCGAGGACTACTCGGTCAGCCAGACCACCCTGGACAAC GTGTTCGTGAACTTCGCCAAGAAGCAGAGCGACAATCTGGAGCAGCAGGAGACGGAGCCGCCCTCGGGCCTGCAGTCGCCGCTGGGCCGCCTGCTCAGCCTGTTCCGGCCGCGGCCTCCCCCTACTGAGCTGCGGGCGCTGGTGGCCGACGAACCCGAGGACCTGGACACGGAGGACGAGGGCCTCATCAGCTtcgaggaggagagg